A single region of the Brassica rapa cultivar Chiifu-401-42 chromosome A03, CAAS_Brap_v3.01, whole genome shotgun sequence genome encodes:
- the LOC103855969 gene encoding uncharacterized protein LOC103855969 isoform X4: MPTSSRNLRRYRAKISVYDNNEQAVFVLLGEAGRELSGKHAAEVVDSYFEIPVAEALINTIGQTHKFSVKVSDHNLTGKTQTITVTKILSPAVLPAGTASVENYVALTSEAAGDHASEGIKVPVTVKNQRKQSVQNKTIRASTTHLRGLKPSLQFQFPFFF, encoded by the exons ATGCCTACATCAAGCAGGAATCTGCGAAG GTACCGTGCGAAGATCTCCGTGTACGACAATAACGAGCAGGCTGTTTTCGTCCTACTTGGTGAGGCTGGTCGTGAGTTGTCTGGGAAACATGCAGCAGAAGTAGTTGACAGCTACTTTGAG ATACCTGTCGCTGAAGCTTTAATCAACACTATTGGTCAAACACATAAATTCAGTGTCAAGGTATCGGACCACAACTTAACAGGGAAGACACAGACTATAACTGTCACAAAGATTCTCTCTCCAGCAGTTCTGCCAGCTGGAACAGCCTCAGTCGAAAACTATGTTGCTCTAACATCCGAAGCAGCTGGAGATCATGCAAGCGAGGGAATAAAAGTACCTGTCACAGTGAAGAACCAAAGAAAGCAAAGCGTCCAAAACAAGACAATTAGAGCTTCCACCACTCATCTCAGAGGTCTCAAGCCTTCGTTGCAGTTTcagtttccttttttcttttga
- the LOC103855969 gene encoding uncharacterized protein LOC103855969 isoform X3 → MCPKCGNDNVAGVPQYRAKISVYDNNEQAVFVLLGEAGRELSGKHAAEVVDSYFEIPVAEALINTIGQTHKFSVKVSDHNLTGKTQTITVTKILSPAVLPAGTASVENYVALTSEAAGDHASEGIKVPVTVKNQRKQSVQNKTIRASTTHLRGLKPSLQFQFPFFF, encoded by the exons ATGTGTCCTAAATGTGGCAACGATAACGTAGCCGGTGTTCCACA GTACCGTGCGAAGATCTCCGTGTACGACAATAACGAGCAGGCTGTTTTCGTCCTACTTGGTGAGGCTGGTCGTGAGTTGTCTGGGAAACATGCAGCAGAAGTAGTTGACAGCTACTTTGAG ATACCTGTCGCTGAAGCTTTAATCAACACTATTGGTCAAACACATAAATTCAGTGTCAAGGTATCGGACCACAACTTAACAGGGAAGACACAGACTATAACTGTCACAAAGATTCTCTCTCCAGCAGTTCTGCCAGCTGGAACAGCCTCAGTCGAAAACTATGTTGCTCTAACATCCGAAGCAGCTGGAGATCATGCAAGCGAGGGAATAAAAGTACCTGTCACAGTGAAGAACCAAAGAAAGCAAAGCGTCCAAAACAAGACAATTAGAGCTTCCACCACTCATCTCAGAGGTCTCAAGCCTTCGTTGCAGTTTcagtttccttttttcttttga
- the LOC103855969 gene encoding uncharacterized protein LOC103855969 isoform X2 — translation MPTSSRNLRSGCHTKAIKGPTSLMCPKCGNDNVAGVPQYRAKISVYDNNEQAVFVLLGEAGRELSGKHAAEVVDSYFEIPVAEALINTIGQTHKFSVKVSDHNLTGKTQTITVTKILSPAVLPAGTASVENYVALTSEAAGDHASEGIKVPVTVKNQRKQSVQNKTIRASTTHLRGLKPSLQFQFPFFF, via the exons ATGCCTACATCAAGCAGGAATCTGCGAAG TGGCTGCCATACTAAGGCCATCAAAGGTCCTACTTCTTTGATGTGTCCTAAATGTGGCAACGATAACGTAGCCGGTGTTCCACA GTACCGTGCGAAGATCTCCGTGTACGACAATAACGAGCAGGCTGTTTTCGTCCTACTTGGTGAGGCTGGTCGTGAGTTGTCTGGGAAACATGCAGCAGAAGTAGTTGACAGCTACTTTGAG ATACCTGTCGCTGAAGCTTTAATCAACACTATTGGTCAAACACATAAATTCAGTGTCAAGGTATCGGACCACAACTTAACAGGGAAGACACAGACTATAACTGTCACAAAGATTCTCTCTCCAGCAGTTCTGCCAGCTGGAACAGCCTCAGTCGAAAACTATGTTGCTCTAACATCCGAAGCAGCTGGAGATCATGCAAGCGAGGGAATAAAAGTACCTGTCACAGTGAAGAACCAAAGAAAGCAAAGCGTCCAAAACAAGACAATTAGAGCTTCCACCACTCATCTCAGAGGTCTCAAGCCTTCGTTGCAGTTTcagtttccttttttcttttga
- the LOC103855969 gene encoding uncharacterized protein LOC103855969 isoform X1, with translation MPTSSRNLRSGCHTKAIKGPTSLMCPKCGNDNVAGVPQYRAKISVYDNNEQAVFVLLGEAGRELSGKHAAEVVDSYFEANQNLGADHQIPVAEALINTIGQTHKFSVKVSDHNLTGKTQTITVTKILSPAVLPAGTASVENYVALTSEAAGDHASEGIKVPVTVKNQRKQSVQNKTIRASTTHLRGLKPSLQFQFPFFF, from the exons ATGCCTACATCAAGCAGGAATCTGCGAAG TGGCTGCCATACTAAGGCCATCAAAGGTCCTACTTCTTTGATGTGTCCTAAATGTGGCAACGATAACGTAGCCGGTGTTCCACA GTACCGTGCGAAGATCTCCGTGTACGACAATAACGAGCAGGCTGTTTTCGTCCTACTTGGTGAGGCTGGTCGTGAGTTGTCTGGGAAACATGCAGCAGAAGTAGTTGACAGCTACTTTGAG GCTAATCAAAACCTTGGAGCTGACCATCAGATACCTGTCGCTGAAGCTTTAATCAACACTATTGGTCAAACACATAAATTCAGTGTCAAGGTATCGGACCACAACTTAACAGGGAAGACACAGACTATAACTGTCACAAAGATTCTCTCTCCAGCAGTTCTGCCAGCTGGAACAGCCTCAGTCGAAAACTATGTTGCTCTAACATCCGAAGCAGCTGGAGATCATGCAAGCGAGGGAATAAAAGTACCTGTCACAGTGAAGAACCAAAGAAAGCAAAGCGTCCAAAACAAGACAATTAGAGCTTCCACCACTCATCTCAGAGGTCTCAAGCCTTCGTTGCAGTTTcagtttccttttttcttttga